The following coding sequences are from one Chelonoidis abingdonii isolate Lonesome George chromosome 4, CheloAbing_2.0, whole genome shotgun sequence window:
- the TMEM63C gene encoding osmosensitive cation channel TMEM63C — MDSMYLAEPAPGGASPVSLDVLSFLDPLANSTEEQCFSARSRSTVLQGLPFGGVPTVLAINFILWLLLLLVFSCLRKAAWDYGRLALLMDNDSLTSLFYGEQSEKEKSPSETSPPDVDNKDVGFCSWLISIYQMKDEELQSKCGIDATTYLSFQRHILVLVMIVCVLSVAVILPVNFSGDLLGSSPAHFGRTTITNVPTQDRLLWLHSIFALIYFIITIFCMAHHSVQLEYKEDEKVARTLMVTRIPKEITDSSLVIKHFHEAYPSCTVTNVQFCFDVRKLMKLDRERRKAMKGRLYFTTKAQKEGKIMIKTHPCARIFCCRSCSFEQVDAEQYYGELEEKLTDEFNAERNRISLKRLDMAFVTFQDDRMTAVILKDYSRIHCRRHPQQSSVTTVVKSHSWGVRYAPAPSDIIWENLSVRGTSWWVRFVLLNFCLFILLFFLTTPAIIVNTIDMFNVTRPVESLKNPVLTQFFPTLLLWAFSVFLPFVVYYSAFFESHWTRSNENQVTMHKCYFFLVFMVIILPSLGLTSLDLFFHWLFDIHFLDEANIKFQCVFLPDNGAFFVNYVITSSLIGTAMELLRIPSLIVYATRLCFAKSEPERLHIKRSQAYEFQFGLEYAWTCCIFAVVMTYSITCPIIVPFGLLYMLLKHMVDRYNIYYVYIPTKLNQRIHSAAVSQVVVAPIFCMFWLLFFSVLRLGPIRPITLFTFVVLLSCILFSFFGLCLKKLQPRKPSSYQMSEQSEGAFNDTERSSISSTPNSNMFVATVLQEPELSLTPAASPAHQSYGTMGNRLEPVENSEEGGLQSFETELETVEGEFRTGPVLEEQVHYH, encoded by the exons ATGGACAGCATGTACTTGGCTGAGCCTGCACCCGGGGGTGCCAGCCCCGTCTCCCTGGATGTCCTCAGCTTCCTGGACCCACTGGCAAACAGCACAGAGGAGCAGTGCTTCAGCGCCCGCTCCCGGAGCACGGTCCTGCAGGGGCTGCCATTCGGCGGTGTACCCACCGTGCTCGCCATCAACTTCATCCTCTGGCTG ctcctcctcctggtcTTCTCCTGCCTTCGGAAAGCAGCTTGGGACTATGGGCGCCTGGCCCTGCTGATGGATAACGACAG CTTGACGTCGCTGTTCTACGGGGAGCAGAGTGAGAAGGAGAAATCACCGTCGGAGACCAGCCCGCCGGATGTCGATAACAAAGATGTG GGATTCTGCTCCTGGCTCATTTCCATCTACCAAATGAA GGATGAGGAGCTCCAGAGCAAGTGTGGGATCGATGCCACCACCTACCTCTCTTTCCAGCGCCACATTCTGGTGCTGGTCATGATCGTCTGTGTGCTCTCTGTGGCTGTCATCCTGCCTGTCAACTTCTCTGGGGATCTCTTGG GAAGCAGTCCAGCTCATTTTGGCCGGACGACCATCACCAACGTCCCAACACA AGACCGTCTCCTGTGGCTGCACAGTATCTTCGCTCTCATCTATTTCATTATCACCATCTTCTGTATGGCTCATCACTCTGTCCAGCTCGAATACAAGGAGGATGAGAAG gtTGCCCGGACACTGATGGTGACCCGGATTCCCAAGGAAATCACAGACTCCTCCCTTGTCATCAAGCATTTTCA CGAGGCCTATCCCAGCTGTACTGTCACCAACGTCCAGTTCTGCTTTGATGTTCGCAAGCTGATGAAGCTGGATAGAGAGAG GCGCAAGGCAATGAAGGGACGACTTTACTTCACCACCAAGGCACAGAAAGAGGGGAAAATCATGATCAAAACTCATCCCTGCGCCCGCATCTTCTGCTGCCGCAGCTGCAGCTTTGAACAG GTGGATGCTGAGCAGTACTAtggggagctggaggagaaaCTGACCGATGAGTTCAATGCTGAGCGCAACCGCATCTCACTCAAGCGTCTTGACATGGCCTTTGTCACTTTCCAGGATGATAGGATGACAGCAGT GATTTTGAAGGATTATAGCCGCATCCATTGCCGCAGGCACCCACAGCAATCCTCCGTGACCACGGTGGTAAAGTCCCACAGCTGGGGCGTTCGCTATGCCCCAGCCCCAAGTGACATCATCTG GGAGAATTTATCTGTCCGTGGCACGTCATGGTGGGTGCGATTTGTCCTCCTCAATTTCTGcctcttcatcctcctcttcttcctcaccaCACCTGCCATCATCGTCAACACCATAGACATGTTCAACGTGACGCGGCCGGTGGAGAGCCTCAAG aatCCCGTCCTCACCCAGTTCTTCCCCACGCTGCTGCTCTGGGCCTTCTCTGTGTTCCTGCCATTCGTCGTGTACTATTCCGCCTTCTTTGAGTCACACTGGACCAG gTCGAATGAAAATCAGGTCACAATGCACAAGTGTTACTTCTTTCTGGTGTTCATGGTGATCATCCTGCCCTCGCTGGGGCTGACCAG TTTAGATCTTTTCTTCCACTGGCTCTTTGACATTCACTTCTTGGATGAGGCAAATATCAAGTTCCA GTGCGTTTTCCTCCCTGATAACGGCGCTTTTTTTGTCAACTACGTCATCACGTCCAGCCTGATTGGGACAGCCATGGAGCTGCTGCGCATCCCCAGCCTCATCGTCTATGCAACCCGCCTCTGCTTCGCCAAATCTGAGCCAGAGCGGCTCCACATCAAACGG AGCCAAGCCTATGAGTTCCAGTTCGGGCTGGAGTACGCCTGGACCTGCTGCATCTTTGCTGTCGTCATGACCTACAGCATCACCTGCCCCATCATCGTCCCCTTTG GTTTGCTCTACATGCTGCTGAAACACATGGTCGATCGCTACAACATTTACTACGTGTACATCCCCACCAAGCTGAACCAGCGCATCCACTCGGCGGCCGTCAGCCAGGTGGTGGTGGCACCCATCTTCTGCATGTTTTGGCTGCTCTTCTTCTCTGTCCTGCGTCTAG GTCCCATCCGTCCCATCACCCTCTTTACCTTCGTGGTTCTTCTATCCTGCatcctcttctctttctttggCCTGTGTCTGAAGAAACTGCAGCCAAGGAAGCCCTCCAGCTACCAG ATGTCCGAGCAGTCAGAAGGGGCCTTCAACGACACAGAAAGAAGCAGCATCTCCTCAACCCCTAACTCAAAT ATGTTTGTGGCCACGGTGCTGCAGGAGCCGGAGCTGAGCCTGACGCCAGCTGCCTCCCCAGCTCACCAGTCCTACGGCACAATGGGTAACCGGCTGGAGCCGGTGGAGAACAGCGAGGAGGGCGGCCTGCAGAGCTTTGAGACGGAGCTGGAGACTGTGGAGGGTGAATTCAGAACCGGGCCCGTGCTGGAGGAGCAGGTCCATTACCACTGA